The following coding sequences are from one Epilithonimonas vandammei window:
- a CDS encoding acyltransferase family protein, which translates to MKRDLYIDFAKGVATISIIFIHTAFWSGQFYMPTEARVFSLVFDVALFYALSGITSGNNIEKTLYRLLKLQITYMIFVTFLFFLDYFFKVFGLTFFSFEWLKDFYSTFGSKYVPTSISSVPQWDTLGNWYLHEYSNCDTFPVVMGSFWYLKVYYILTVLGVLILRFFPKHIDWFIGICIALTLIFNIFPQYYPSGQVGYVAFYMAVFLIANRMRGKKISAKMIPVLYGLVGLALVWMFWNYGGEIFYKLNKQKFPPKIPYIIWTLFSLVTLFVFYNRLKIEKPNFFTNVGQNAIFFYFAQGMSSSLVYFLVVPMKDLMPWYLLVLIIYPVNILLAVVISKGLKKVDDLGWNVLEFLRAKTASKNP; encoded by the coding sequence ATGAAAAGAGATCTATACATTGACTTTGCCAAAGGCGTAGCCACCATTTCCATTATTTTCATTCATACGGCGTTTTGGAGCGGACAGTTTTATATGCCCACTGAAGCCAGAGTATTTTCTCTTGTATTTGACGTGGCCTTATTCTACGCACTCAGCGGAATAACATCCGGAAATAATATTGAAAAAACGCTTTATAGGTTATTGAAATTACAGATCACTTATATGATTTTTGTGACGTTTCTTTTCTTTCTAGATTATTTTTTCAAAGTTTTTGGATTGACGTTTTTTTCCTTTGAATGGCTGAAAGATTTTTACTCTACGTTTGGGAGCAAATATGTTCCGACCAGCATTTCGTCTGTTCCTCAATGGGATACACTCGGAAATTGGTATCTGCACGAATATTCAAATTGCGACACATTTCCGGTAGTGATGGGTAGTTTCTGGTATTTGAAAGTCTATTATATATTGACAGTTCTAGGGGTTTTGATTCTACGCTTTTTCCCCAAACACATCGATTGGTTTATTGGGATTTGTATTGCATTGACATTGATATTCAATATATTTCCGCAATACTATCCCAGTGGACAAGTTGGTTACGTCGCATTCTATATGGCAGTTTTCCTAATTGCGAATAGAATGAGAGGCAAAAAAATATCTGCCAAAATGATTCCTGTTTTATATGGATTGGTGGGATTAGCGTTAGTCTGGATGTTTTGGAATTATGGAGGCGAAATCTTCTACAAGCTAAACAAACAGAAGTTTCCACCGAAAATCCCATATATCATTTGGACCTTGTTTTCATTGGTTACATTATTTGTTTTTTATAATCGACTAAAAATCGAGAAGCCAAATTTCTTCACTAATGTAGGTCAGAATGCCATTTTCTTTTATTTTGCCCAAGGGATGAGTTCTTCTTTGGTGTATTTTCTCGTGGTTCCGATGAAGGATCTGATGCCGTGGTATCTTTTGGTTTTAATTATTTATCCGGTTAATATTCTTTTGGCAGTGGTTATATCCAAAGGTTTGAAGAAAGTAGATGATTTGGGTTGGAATGTTTTGGAGTTTTTAAGAGCGAAAACAGCTTCTAAGAATCCATAA
- the miaE gene encoding tRNA-(ms[2]io[6]A)-hydroxylase, whose translation MFRLKLPTDPRWANIAEDNLEEILTDHAWCEQKAATNAIGLITMVPEHTEMVTELLAIAQEEMEHFHQVHEIIKKRGGVLGRTRKDDYVNDLLKFIVKGGNRTDLLVDKMLFAAMIEARSCERFKVLTENIKDEELRNFYNDLMISEANHYTTFIGFARQIGEPEKVNKRWEEWLEYEAQVIQSYGNKETIHG comes from the coding sequence ATGTTTCGTCTCAAACTTCCTACGGACCCACGATGGGCGAATATCGCAGAAGACAATCTGGAAGAAATCCTCACAGACCACGCCTGGTGCGAACAAAAAGCCGCTACCAATGCCATTGGCCTTATCACAATGGTTCCTGAGCATACGGAAATGGTGACCGAGCTTTTGGCAATCGCACAAGAGGAAATGGAACATTTTCATCAGGTGCACGAGATCATCAAAAAAAGAGGCGGTGTCTTGGGAAGAACGCGCAAAGATGACTATGTCAACGATTTGCTAAAGTTCATTGTAAAAGGGGGAAACAGAACGGACCTTCTTGTTGATAAAATGCTTTTTGCAGCGATGATAGAAGCCAGAAGTTGTGAACGTTTTAAAGTGCTCACAGAAAATATCAAAGATGAAGAGCTACGAAATTTCTACAATGATCTGATGATTTCCGAAGCCAATCATTACACCACTTTTATCGGTTTTGCAAGGCAAATCGGAGAGCCGGAAAAGGTGAACAAACGCTGGGAAGAATGGCTTGAATATGAAGCGCAGGTCATACAGTCCTACGGAAATAAAGAAACAATACACGGATAA